The Silene latifolia isolate original U9 population chromosome Y, ASM4854445v1, whole genome shotgun sequence sequence AAGACAAGATCGAATCTTGGATCAAATTAAAGAAGCACCCGATGAGACGATTCCTGCCAAGGGATTATGAACAAGATAACTACTTAAAGCTCCAATCTTTAGATCAAGGAAGCATGTCGGTGACTGAATATATCAAAGAATTCGAGAAGATGTCAATTGTGTGTGATCTTGAGGAGAAAGAAGAGCTAAGGGTGGCGAGATTCATCAAGGGCCTAACACCCGCTATTTCAACGAAGGTAGAAATCCAGAATTACGATGGATTTAGCGATGTTTGCAGATTGGCGTTGAAATTTGAGAAGCATGATAAGGCACGAAAACCTTATACTTATTCCAAGGGACAAAGTTCGGGAACAAACTCGTATTCCAGGCCAGCTCCTAGCAAGGCTAAAGAAACCCCGAAAGAAGAACCCAAGGACAAAGGAAAGGGTGTTGCCGAGCCAAAAGGGAGTTCTTTGAGGCGTTGTTTCAAGTGTCAAGGCTATGGTCATATAGCAAACGAATGTCCTCAGAAACGAGCCCTAACAGCTCAAGAATTATATGATATGATCCCTGTATTTGTCACGCCAGAAGAGGAAACAGTTCAAGAGAATGTTGAAACTGATGGTGAAGGAAAAGTCTatgatttggatccgttgagtgaAGAGGAGTGTTTAGTGCTGCGTAATTTGCATATGGAAACGGGTTCAGCTGAGAATGAACAAAGAGAACAAATCTTCCACACTTGGTGCAAGGTAAAccgtaaaatttgcaatcttattATTGATAGTGGTTCATGTGATAATGTAGTAGCGAGGGACCTTGTTGATGAACTGAAATTGCAAACTAAAGACCGAGTTAAACCATATAAATTACATTGGCTGAATGGGGAGAATGGGATTCAAGTTAAGAAACAGGCCTTAGTTTCATTGAGTTTAGGACCCTatactgatgaggtgtggtgcgatATAATTCCTATGAATGCATGCCACATTCTGTTGGGTAGGCCTTGGCAATTCGATAGAAAGGTTGAACGTGACGGGAGATCCAATGTGTATAGCGTGATGAAGGGTAATGTGAGATATAATCTGAAACCTATGTCACCTAATAAGATTAAAGAGTCTAAAACAAAGAAGGGGAGTATGTTTATGGAAGCTCgggaggttgaggaggctttagctCGTGGAGAACGAACTTATGTGCTGCTGGTTCGTGAATTGGGGTCCGTTGGTGTGTGTGATGACCGTGGGGTACAGGGGCTGTTAGAAGAGTTCCGGGATGTGTTTTCGGATGAATTGCCGAATGGGTTGCCTCCCTTACGTGGTATTGAACACCAAATAGATCTGATTCCAGGGGCGGCATTGCCTAATAAGCCGGCCTATCATTGTAATCCAGAGGAAGCAAAGGAGTTACAGAGACAAGTCCAAGAATTGATAGATAGGGGATATGTTCAAGAGAGCTTAAGTCCGTGTGCGGTGCCTGCGTTATTAGTACCAAAAAAGGAAGGGACTTGGCGAATGTGCATTGATAGTAGAGCGGTAAATAACATTACAATCAAATATCGCTTTCCta is a genomic window containing:
- the LOC141627775 gene encoding uncharacterized protein LOC141627775 codes for the protein MVKDGDEGPKTWEDGHNELKLEMAQMAYVLKNIASMLKVKEKKKESDTPSESEEEDEQPKRKSKNKNDDDRGLKLDIPDFDGEMDPEKFLDWVRQAERVFEYKEYDDKKQFKVAILKLTKYASLWYENLKKQRKKEGKDKIESWIKLKKHPMRRFLPRDYEQDNYLKLQSLDQGSMSVTEYIKEFEKMSIVCDLEEKEELRVARFIKGLTPAISTKVEIQNYDGFSDVCRLALKFEKHDKARKPYTYSKGQSSGTNSYSRPAPSKAKETPKEEPKDKGKGVAEPKGSSLRRCFKCQGYGHIANECPQKRALTAQELYDMIPVFVTPEEETVQENVETDGEGKVYDLDPLSEEECLVLRNLHMETGSAENEQREQIFHTWCKVNRKICNLIIDSGSCDNVVARDLVDELKLQTKDRVKPYKLHWLNGENGIQVKKQALVSLSLGPYTDEVWCDIIPMNACHILLGRPWQFDRKVERDGRSNVYSVMKGNVRYNLKPMSPNKIKESKTKKGSMFMEAREVEEALARGERTYVLLVRELGSVGVCDDRGVQGLLEEFRDVFSDELPNGLPPLRGIEHQIDLIPGAALPNKPAYHCNPEEAKELQRQVQELIDRGYVQESLSPCAVPALLVPKKEGTWRMCIDSRAKLYGKLEKCTFMVSSVVFLGYIVGKDGVSMDPSKVDAIQAWPFQNQLRVRSFHGLASFYRRFIQGFSSIMAPITELTKKGEFVWTNSAQKAFEDVKRKLCSGPVLALPDFNKLFEVECDASGVGIGAVLIQEKRPIAYFSEKLNGARLNYSTYDKEFYAIVRALDHWSHYLRPKPLILHSDHEALKHIHGQQKLNQRHAKWVEFLQSFTFSSKYKTGSSNIVADALSRRHSLLIELDARILGFEHIKGLYKSDPEFSKEIIDPTGLYTVQDGYLFKGNRLCIPNGSIRELLVQEAHGGAIAGHFGVNKTSDILSEHFYWPRMNKDVQEIVAKCVVCQKAKSTFNKGLYTPPALCNRGTR